Proteins co-encoded in one Salvia splendens isolate huo1 chromosome 4, SspV2, whole genome shotgun sequence genomic window:
- the LOC121798597 gene encoding transcription factor SRM1-like, with protein sequence MPAVESSSSVWSREQDMQFEKAIAAYPENSSDRWEKIAADVSGKSVEEIKQHYELLVEDVSRIESGFVEVPSYNPSSDGSSSLAGDDVSAKKGGSFGHLNCDAKSSRSDQERRKGIAWTEDEHRLFLLGLDKYGKGDWRSISRNFVVTRTPTQVASHAQKYFIRLNSMNKDRRRSSIHDITSVANGDVSVPQAPITGQTNGGPPVKPGKQVVGGAAAAAALGVTMYGAPTMGQPIGVVSAVGTPVSLPPPPHMAYGVGTPVPMAYHASVHR encoded by the exons ATGCCTGCTGTTGAATCAAGTAGCTCTGTGTGGAGTAGGGAGCAGGATATGCAGTTTGAGAAGGCAATAGCTGCTTATCCTGAGAATTCTTCAGACAGATGGGAGAAAATTGCAGCTGATGTTTCTGGGAAATCAGTGGAGGAGATTAAGCAGCACTATGAGCTCCTAGTGGAAGATGTTAGCCGCATAGAATCCGGTTTTGTTGAGGTTCCTAGTTACAATCCTTCCTCAGATGGCTCATCCAGCCTTGCTGGTGATGATGTGTCTGCTAAAAAAGGCGGCAGTTTTGGCCATTTGAACTGCGATGCCAAGTCATCCCGCTCCGATCAGGAACGCCGGAAGGGGATTGCTTGGACAGAGGATGAACATAG ATTGTTCCTCCTTGGTTTGGACAAATACGGAAAGGGTGACTGGAGGAGCATTTCTCGCAACTTTGTGGTGACGAGGACCCCCACGCAGGTGGCCAGCCACGCGCAGAAGTACTTCATCCGCCTCAACTCCATGAACAAGGACAGGAGGCGTTCCAGCATCCACGACATCACCAGCGTTGCCAATGGGGACGTGTCCGTGCCCCAAGCTCCAATCACCGGCCAGACCAACGGAGGCCCACCTGTTAAACCCGGCAAGCAGGTGGTGGGTggtgcagcagcagcagcagctcttGGAGTGACCATGTACGGCGCGCCAACCATGGGGCAACCAATAGGCGTCGTCTCAGCAGTTGGGACGCCAGTGAGCCTGCCTCCGCCACCACACATGGCCTATGGCGTGGGGACACCTGTCCCGATGGCGTACCACGCCTCGGTTCACAGATGA